Part of the Vibrio sp. SCSIO 43137 genome, GTTTTACAGTCACCATTCAGGCACTTTCCGTATAGGTAAAGGCTATGGTTGGTCAATTCAATATTGTATGACTGTGCAATCTCTTTCTGACGCTGCTCGATAACCTCATCTGAAAACTCAATAACTTCGCCACAATCAAGGCAAACCAAGTGATCATGGTGATGCTGAGTTGATAATTCGAATACAGATTTGCCACCTTCGAAGTGGTGACGTGTCACAATACCTGCATCATCAAACTGGTTAAGAACACGATATACTGTCGCAAGTCCAATTTCTTCACCAAGGTCTATTAGCTTTTTGTAGAGCTCTTCAGCGCTTATATGTTGACTCGCAGGCTCTTGAAGTACCTCAAGAATTTTAAGACGCGGTAGGGTCACTTTTAGTCCGGCATCTTTAAGCGCTTTATTATTATCTGTCATATCTCTTCCTGTAGATGAACTGCATAGTTAATGCGACAGTTACAATTGTTCCTATTATAGGTCAGCGTGAACTAACATTAAACCCAAAACTTCAAAGGCTTAATAATAAATATTTGAATATTTGCTCGAAATTTCAGATATTGTACTCTGCCAATAACAATTTGTTAACAGGGAAGGTTATGAACAAAGGTATTGCACGGATTTATAAGCCGGGAATTGTGCGGTTTGCACTGAACATCTGGCCGCCATTTTGGGGATCGGGGATTAAAATTGAGAGTATAAGCGAAGATTTTCGCAATGTACGTGTCAGGCTAAAGCTGCGTTGGTGGAATAAAAATGCCAATAGAACTCAGTATGGAGGAAGTATCTTCTCGCTGACGGATCCTATTTACGCTCTTATGCTGATGGGAATATTGGGAGAGGAGTACTATGTCTGGGATAAAGAGGCGAGTATTAATTTTATTAAGCCGGGCTCCAGTGATTTATATGCAGAGTTTCAGATTAGTCAGGATATGCTGGATAAAATATTGAGTGAAACAGCGTGCGGTGAGAAGTGTTTTCCTGAATTTATAATTTACGTTAAGGATCGTAATGAAAATGTGGTTTCAGAAGTGCAGAGAAAACTGTATGTCAGGAAAAAGCCCAAGTACCGTCAGTATGAACAAGAAAGCGCCTCAGTTTAATGAGGCGCTTCGACATTCTGCTGTGGGGAATTA contains:
- the fur gene encoding ferric iron uptake transcriptional regulator, with the protein product MTDNNKALKDAGLKVTLPRLKILEVLQEPASQHISAEELYKKLIDLGEEIGLATVYRVLNQFDDAGIVTRHHFEGGKSVFELSTQHHHDHLVCLDCGEVIEFSDEVIEQRQKEIAQSYNIELTNHSLYLYGKCLNGDCKTDANAHMKK
- a CDS encoding DUF4442 domain-containing protein, with amino-acid sequence MNKGIARIYKPGIVRFALNIWPPFWGSGIKIESISEDFRNVRVRLKLRWWNKNANRTQYGGSIFSLTDPIYALMLMGILGEEYYVWDKEASINFIKPGSSDLYAEFQISQDMLDKILSETACGEKCFPEFIIYVKDRNENVVSEVQRKLYVRKKPKYRQYEQESASV